The following proteins are encoded in a genomic region of Amycolatopsis sulphurea:
- a CDS encoding BTAD domain-containing putative transcriptional regulator — MRIGLLGAVTGWNTAGLPITVGGPRGRTLLALLAAEAGRFVSAERLIDGLYGEEPPDGAANALQSQVSRLRSAVGLPVEFTSAGYRLVVDPEEIDAHRFERLAAEGRRELAAHDPTRASDLLTEALALWRGPAFADVPAASRQATRLEELRAETAADRIDAEISLGRAKEILDELRTTVAAEPLRERLRAQLIRALHALGRNAEALAAFEDARRVLADELGADPGPELAEAHLAVLHDEPATTAAPLPAQLTSFVGRDEELRQIAELLRHARLVTLLGPGGTGKTRLAVEAGTNAGPCAFVELAPHIADDVESAVLGALGLRETTSPLRGTSGPSPVERIVSALRDQPMLLVLDNCEHVVAAAARLVARLLPSCPGLRVLATSREPLGITGEQLAPIPRLTVPPADTTAAVALDYSAVRLFTDRAQANDPAFRIDEHTAADVVRICAALEGLPLALELAAARVRTLGVEEIAGRLDDRFRLLAHGSRTAEARHRSLRGAVEWSWDLLDDDERRLARRLTVFRGGATLAFAEEICGTPAELLPELTDKSLVEHSGGRYRMLETIRAFCDEKLAGAGETAQLRQAHAQAFLRLAEEADPKLRTAEQLSWLDRLDAEYDNLVAALHWSATADQPTALRLVAALTQYWWLRGRRHEGAVLSSAVLRHCGSEPPAGEPFLMCLLAAMAGDPGHEVVLAYQSYVDHYLADSGWAPERPMLLMLAAVVLGPPEDDAARLAQTRLARHSDPWLTALVPMGDGLRAMLTGDLDAAERGLREGQARYRALGERWGLSMSLDHLSQVLTWRGRHEEAAAAMTESMSLMQELGATDDYADLLCRRGDSRALRGDVEGARADYEQAVALARRTGMPETRAAGQLGLAGLARQAGDLAHARNLAERVLTECTSGSFAVAVVRATAAATLGWIEVAEHRPEEARQRIREAAETAYAWHNNFVLASVLEAAAGLLAEEKQYAEAATLLGAAEAVRGTVVLGQQDVARVTDVATASLGDRFAEAYTTGRELGVDDALTVAGLSPVR, encoded by the coding sequence CTTGCAGTCCCAGGTCTCCCGGCTGCGCAGCGCCGTAGGGCTGCCGGTGGAGTTCACGTCCGCGGGATATCGCCTGGTGGTCGATCCGGAAGAGATCGACGCACACCGCTTCGAACGTCTCGCCGCGGAGGGAAGGCGTGAACTGGCCGCGCACGACCCGACGCGGGCGAGCGATCTACTCACCGAAGCGCTGGCGTTGTGGCGTGGACCGGCCTTCGCGGACGTCCCCGCGGCGTCCAGGCAGGCCACGCGGCTTGAGGAACTGCGCGCCGAGACCGCGGCCGATCGGATCGATGCGGAGATCTCCCTTGGCCGGGCCAAGGAAATTCTCGACGAGTTGCGCACAACCGTTGCCGCAGAGCCATTGCGCGAACGGCTGCGTGCCCAGTTGATCCGAGCGTTGCACGCATTGGGCCGTAACGCGGAAGCCCTCGCCGCATTCGAAGACGCCCGCCGGGTATTGGCCGACGAGCTGGGCGCCGATCCCGGGCCGGAGCTGGCCGAGGCGCATCTGGCGGTGCTGCACGACGAACCGGCGACGACGGCCGCGCCGTTGCCCGCGCAGCTGACCAGCTTCGTCGGCCGTGACGAGGAGTTGCGCCAGATCGCCGAGCTGCTCCGGCACGCCCGGCTGGTCACGTTGCTCGGCCCCGGCGGTACGGGCAAGACGCGGCTGGCAGTGGAGGCCGGGACGAACGCCGGGCCGTGCGCGTTCGTGGAGCTGGCCCCGCACATCGCCGACGACGTCGAATCGGCCGTACTCGGCGCCCTCGGGCTGCGGGAGACCACGTCCCCGTTGCGCGGCACCAGCGGGCCGAGCCCGGTCGAACGGATCGTTTCCGCGCTGCGGGACCAGCCGATGTTGCTGGTGCTGGACAACTGCGAACACGTCGTGGCCGCGGCGGCCCGCCTGGTCGCGCGGCTACTGCCGTCCTGCCCAGGGCTGCGCGTACTGGCCACGAGCCGGGAGCCGCTCGGCATCACCGGCGAGCAGCTCGCCCCGATCCCCCGGCTTACGGTGCCGCCTGCGGATACCACCGCCGCCGTGGCGCTCGATTACTCCGCGGTGCGACTGTTCACCGACCGTGCACAGGCCAACGATCCGGCGTTCCGGATCGACGAGCACACTGCTGCGGACGTCGTGCGGATCTGCGCCGCACTCGAGGGCCTGCCGCTCGCGCTGGAGCTTGCCGCGGCCCGCGTGCGCACGCTGGGAGTCGAGGAGATCGCCGGACGGCTCGACGACCGGTTCCGGCTGCTCGCCCACGGCAGCCGGACCGCGGAAGCACGGCACCGATCGTTGCGTGGCGCGGTGGAGTGGAGCTGGGATCTGCTCGACGACGACGAGCGCCGCCTCGCCCGGCGGCTGACCGTGTTCCGCGGCGGGGCGACGCTGGCGTTCGCCGAGGAGATCTGCGGGACGCCGGCCGAGCTGCTCCCGGAACTCACGGACAAGTCGCTGGTGGAACATTCCGGTGGGCGGTACCGGATGCTGGAGACGATCCGGGCCTTCTGTGACGAGAAGCTGGCCGGTGCCGGGGAAACCGCGCAGCTGCGGCAGGCGCACGCGCAGGCGTTCCTCCGGCTGGCCGAGGAGGCGGACCCGAAGCTGCGCACCGCCGAACAGCTGTCCTGGCTCGATCGGCTCGACGCGGAGTACGACAACCTCGTGGCCGCGCTGCATTGGTCGGCCACGGCCGACCAGCCCACAGCGCTCCGGCTCGTCGCCGCGCTCACGCAGTACTGGTGGCTGCGCGGCCGCCGCCACGAAGGCGCGGTGCTGTCCTCGGCGGTCCTGCGGCACTGCGGGTCCGAACCACCGGCCGGCGAGCCGTTCCTGATGTGCCTGCTGGCCGCGATGGCCGGGGATCCCGGGCACGAGGTGGTACTGGCCTATCAGTCCTATGTGGATCATTACCTCGCGGACAGCGGATGGGCGCCGGAACGGCCGATGCTGCTGATGCTCGCGGCCGTGGTGCTCGGACCGCCGGAGGACGACGCGGCACGGCTCGCGCAGACCAGGCTCGCGCGGCACTCCGATCCGTGGCTCACCGCGCTCGTGCCGATGGGCGACGGCCTGCGCGCCATGCTCACCGGTGATTTGGACGCCGCCGAACGAGGCCTCCGCGAAGGACAGGCCCGCTATCGCGCACTCGGCGAACGCTGGGGTCTGTCGATGTCCCTGGACCACTTGTCGCAGGTACTCACCTGGCGCGGACGGCACGAGGAAGCAGCAGCGGCGATGACCGAGTCGATGTCGCTCATGCAGGAACTCGGCGCCACCGACGACTACGCCGATCTGCTCTGCCGTCGCGGCGACAGCCGTGCGTTGCGCGGAGACGTCGAAGGCGCACGCGCGGACTACGAACAGGCTGTCGCGCTGGCAAGGCGGACGGGCATGCCGGAGACGCGTGCCGCCGGTCAACTCGGGTTGGCCGGGCTGGCTCGCCAGGCCGGAGACCTCGCCCACGCGCGGAACCTGGCCGAGCGCGTACTGACCGAGTGCACGTCGGGCTCGTTCGCTGTCGCCGTCGTACGCGCCACCGCAGCCGCCACGCTGGGATGGATCGAAGTGGCCGAGCATCGACCGGAAGAAGCCCGTCAACGGATCCGAGAGGCTGCGGAGACCGCGTACGCATGGCACAACAACTTCGTGCTGGCGTCGGTCCTCGAAGCGGCTGCGGGTCTCCTCGCCGAGGAGAAGCAGTACGCCGAAGCAGCCACATTGCTCGGGGCTGCTGAGGCCGTACGCGGCACTGTGGTGCTCGGACAGCAGGATGTTGCGCGCGTCACCGACGTGGCCACAGCGAGCCTGGGCGACCGCTTCGCCGAGGCCTACACCACCGGCCGGGAGCTGGGTGTGGACGACGCGCTCACCGTCGCCGGGTTGTCGCCGGTCAGGTGA
- the lhgO gene encoding L-2-hydroxyglutarate oxidase gives MRNVVVVGGGIVGLAVAWELSQRGQDVTVLEKESRWAAHQTGHNSNVVHAGLYYKPGSFKARMSVAGNRSIVDFARQYGVPVQVCGKLVVATREEEIPALDTLATRAEANGVPAKRISPAEAREYEPEVSCVAALRVDSTGIIDFPAVCSALVRLLDEADADLRLGTPVLGIRAGRSGGVEVATGTEVLRADALVNCAGLHADRVAELAGLTPSARIVPFRGEYYELKPDRRHLVRGLIYPVPDPTLPFLGVHLTRMLDGSVHAGPNAVLALRREGYRWADVSMKDLTDVARFPGVWRLARKYAYPTGLEEVRRSFSKKRFAASLAQLVPAVTEDDIVRHGSGVRAQALRPNGALVDDFLIESARNQVHVLNAPSPAATSALEIAKHIADRVSA, from the coding sequence GTGCGAAATGTCGTGGTGGTCGGTGGGGGAATCGTCGGCCTGGCCGTTGCCTGGGAGCTGTCGCAACGCGGTCAGGACGTGACTGTGCTGGAGAAGGAGTCCCGCTGGGCGGCGCACCAGACCGGGCACAACTCGAATGTGGTGCACGCCGGGCTGTACTACAAGCCGGGCTCGTTCAAGGCCCGCATGTCGGTGGCCGGCAACCGGTCCATTGTGGATTTCGCCCGGCAGTACGGGGTTCCGGTCCAGGTGTGCGGCAAGCTCGTGGTGGCCACGCGGGAGGAGGAGATCCCCGCACTGGACACGCTCGCCACCCGGGCCGAGGCCAACGGCGTGCCGGCCAAGCGGATCTCCCCCGCCGAGGCCCGCGAGTACGAACCGGAGGTCTCCTGTGTGGCGGCGCTGCGCGTGGACTCCACCGGGATCATCGACTTCCCCGCGGTGTGCTCGGCGCTGGTCCGGCTGCTCGACGAGGCCGACGCCGACCTGCGGCTCGGCACGCCGGTGCTCGGCATCCGGGCCGGCCGGAGCGGCGGCGTCGAGGTGGCCACCGGCACCGAGGTACTGCGGGCGGACGCGCTGGTCAACTGCGCGGGCCTGCACGCCGACCGGGTGGCCGAGCTGGCGGGTCTCACGCCGAGTGCGCGGATCGTGCCGTTCCGTGGCGAGTACTACGAACTCAAGCCGGATCGGCGGCACCTGGTGCGCGGCCTGATCTACCCGGTGCCGGACCCGACACTGCCGTTCCTCGGCGTGCACCTCACGCGGATGCTCGACGGCAGCGTGCACGCCGGCCCGAACGCGGTGCTCGCCCTGCGCCGCGAGGGATACCGCTGGGCAGACGTCTCCATGAAGGACCTCACGGACGTCGCGCGTTTCCCCGGCGTCTGGCGGCTGGCGCGCAAGTACGCCTACCCCACCGGGCTGGAGGAGGTGCGGCGGTCGTTCTCCAAGAAGCGCTTCGCGGCCAGCCTCGCCCAGCTCGTGCCCGCGGTGACCGAAGACGACATCGTGCGCCACGGCTCCGGCGTACGCGCGCAAGCACTTCGGCCGAACGGCGCACTCGTGGACGACTTCCTCATCGAGTCCGCGCGGAACCAGGTGCACGTGCTCAACGCACCCAGCCCCGCGGCCACCAGCGCCCTGGAGATCGCCAAGCACATAGCCGACCGCGTGTCCGCCTGA
- a CDS encoding class IV adenylate cyclase, whose amino-acid sequence MPVEAELTAVVRDPDRVRAALSERAEPEYSVYSDTYFDRPDHSMDHAGYELRVRTITTGDRQRTVVTYKEPPADAASRSKPEYETAADDPPVMCKIFSALGLVELIALEKHCENYRFTADGRDMLATVVTIPELAGQTFIELETMAEPHDLAEALRSVRAVLDDLGVTKDDAVERSYTDMVSAKRDSSPGT is encoded by the coding sequence GTGCCCGTTGAGGCCGAGCTGACGGCCGTCGTCCGGGATCCCGACCGTGTGCGGGCAGCGCTCTCCGAACGCGCCGAGCCGGAATATTCGGTCTACTCCGACACCTACTTCGACCGGCCCGACCATTCGATGGACCACGCCGGATACGAGTTGCGCGTGCGTACGATCACGACCGGCGATCGCCAGCGCACGGTTGTCACGTACAAGGAACCACCGGCCGACGCGGCGTCGCGGTCCAAGCCGGAATACGAGACGGCAGCCGACGACCCGCCGGTCATGTGCAAGATCTTCTCCGCGCTCGGGCTCGTCGAGCTGATCGCGCTGGAGAAGCACTGCGAGAACTATCGCTTCACGGCCGATGGCCGGGACATGCTCGCGACAGTCGTCACGATCCCGGAGCTTGCCGGGCAAACGTTCATTGAGCTGGAGACCATGGCCGAGCCGCACGACCTCGCTGAGGCGCTGCGGTCCGTGCGCGCTGTGCTCGACGACCTCGGCGTGACCAAGGATGACGCGGTGGAGCGGTCCTACACCGACATGGTCTCGGCGAAGCGCGACAGTTCACCAGGCACGTGA
- a CDS encoding helix-turn-helix domain-containing protein has protein sequence MVDPRSKGGPLRLPDWAWRRAEVRDALKERDVGALLRSAQKYTGASQSRVAVAVGMLQGRVSEILRGNRTVTTLELFERIAAGLEMPDDARMLLGLAPVHPAGLDHLGASGRAEILAVFPSQSKARIELEQRASEATEVEVLAVRGLGILGMNDSLLRAHVRQGSAAVRVLLLDPDGEAAVRRAAEIGEQPGSFSAGIRLSIELLRDLAAEGAEVEAHTYDVLPTWRVIGLDSTLFISAFGDRHEGHTSPMYKITGSPHGALHRGFRRFMDELRRTSRRVV, from the coding sequence ATGGTTGATCCGAGAAGTAAGGGCGGGCCGCTGAGGCTGCCGGATTGGGCTTGGCGCCGCGCCGAAGTCCGCGATGCACTGAAGGAACGCGATGTCGGTGCGCTGCTGAGGTCGGCCCAGAAGTACACCGGCGCGAGTCAAAGCCGGGTAGCCGTCGCGGTCGGCATGCTGCAGGGGCGGGTCTCGGAGATCCTGCGCGGCAACCGGACCGTGACGACTCTGGAACTGTTCGAGCGGATCGCAGCTGGCCTGGAGATGCCTGACGACGCGCGGATGCTGCTCGGCCTGGCGCCTGTGCATCCGGCTGGCCTGGACCACCTTGGCGCCAGCGGCCGGGCCGAGATTCTGGCCGTGTTCCCCTCGCAATCCAAGGCACGTATAGAACTCGAACAGCGCGCTAGCGAAGCCACCGAGGTCGAGGTGCTGGCCGTGCGGGGGCTCGGCATCCTCGGCATGAACGACTCGCTGTTGCGTGCCCACGTTCGGCAAGGTTCGGCTGCGGTGCGGGTGTTGCTGCTCGACCCGGACGGCGAGGCTGCCGTGCGCCGCGCTGCCGAGATCGGCGAGCAACCAGGCAGCTTCTCCGCCGGAATCCGACTCTCCATCGAGCTGCTACGAGACCTCGCGGCCGAAGGCGCCGAGGTCGAGGCACACACCTATGACGTGCTGCCGACGTGGCGCGTGATCGGACTCGACTCGACCCTGTTCATTTCGGCGTTCGGCGACCGCCACGAAGGTCACACGTCGCCAATGTACAAGATCACCGGTTCTCCCCATGGCGCGCTGCACCGAGGGTTCCGTAGGTTCATGGACGAGCTGCGGCGGACCTCACGCCGCGTCGTTTAG
- a CDS encoding helix-turn-helix domain-containing protein yields MGVWIRHDGSEVLTDPETGDIIDETPATPTACRAARNIAMMEAWRAGESLTEIAQRAGLSLSWTGRLLRQLGAELPDQRQGVKRKDLDEAAIIREYQDGASMLALADRHHATYWSVRRLLQKRGVQIRSHCGQNVRKRTR; encoded by the coding sequence ATGGGGGTGTGGATCCGCCACGACGGCTCGGAGGTGCTGACCGACCCGGAGACTGGCGACATCATCGACGAGACCCCTGCGACCCCCACGGCGTGCCGGGCGGCCAGGAACATCGCGATGATGGAGGCCTGGCGGGCCGGCGAGTCCCTGACCGAGATCGCGCAGCGGGCCGGACTCTCCCTGTCCTGGACAGGCCGCCTCCTCCGGCAGCTCGGCGCTGAGCTGCCAGATCAGCGCCAGGGCGTCAAGCGAAAGGATCTCGACGAGGCCGCGATCATCCGGGAGTACCAGGACGGCGCCAGCATGCTCGCGCTCGCCGACCGGCACCACGCCACCTACTGGAGCGTGCGACGGCTACTCCAGAAACGCGGCGTGCAGATTCGATCGCACTGCGGCCAGAACGTCAGAAAGCGAACACGATGA
- a CDS encoding Scr1 family TA system antitoxin-like transcriptional regulator, whose translation MNTQRRNNILLGIALRAARQRRHWGLRELARRIGANQAYVSNWELGQRRARPETVARILGALGVTGEDARWLQHLAHTTHTGLIICGPDHPHYRAAVRDCTELSESIQVWHPHLIPDILQIPDYTMAVLRAQGVDTPTARRLTAARAESTTLITGGTTPITAYLTRAALTQQHLDTPTIMTRQLAHLESLTTTTNLTLRILPGHVALGFPGPFTRFSAYSAPIVHIPHHAEAGAVIPDQDGHYTAITDRLAKHATKHQPSLTAMRELISDDH comes from the coding sequence ATGAACACGCAACGAAGGAACAACATACTGCTGGGTATCGCGCTCCGCGCCGCCCGGCAGCGGCGGCACTGGGGGCTGCGGGAGCTGGCACGGCGGATCGGGGCGAACCAGGCCTACGTGTCGAACTGGGAACTCGGGCAGCGCAGAGCACGCCCCGAGACCGTGGCACGCATCCTCGGCGCGCTCGGCGTCACAGGCGAGGACGCCCGCTGGCTCCAGCACCTCGCCCACACCACCCACACCGGACTGATCATCTGCGGCCCCGACCACCCCCACTACCGCGCCGCAGTCCGTGACTGCACAGAACTCTCCGAGTCGATCCAGGTGTGGCACCCTCACCTGATCCCGGACATCCTCCAGATCCCCGACTACACCATGGCCGTCCTGCGCGCCCAGGGCGTCGACACGCCGACCGCGCGGCGGCTCACAGCCGCCCGCGCGGAAAGCACCACCCTGATCACCGGCGGCACCACCCCGATCACCGCCTACCTCACACGTGCCGCCCTCACGCAGCAGCACCTCGACACACCCACGATCATGACCCGGCAGCTCGCGCACCTCGAATCCCTCACCACCACCACAAACCTCACCCTCCGCATACTGCCGGGCCACGTGGCCCTGGGATTCCCCGGCCCGTTCACTCGCTTCTCCGCATACTCAGCGCCCATCGTCCATATCCCCCACCACGCCGAGGCAGGCGCCGTCATCCCCGACCAGGACGGCCACTACACCGCCATCACCGACCGCCTCGCCAAACACGCCACCAAACACCAGCCATCCCTCACAGCTATGCGCGAACTCATTTCGGACGACCACTAG
- a CDS encoding histone-like nucleoid-structuring protein Lsr2, with product MAQRVAVEVLDDIDGTTGATSVHFGLDGAKYAIDLSEHNARALRDELARFVNAARRTGGRKNRGTGAPVPRRSGETSAARAWAIEQGIAVARIGRVSADLLEQYREAQRAPERPKPTRKRGPRKTAAAK from the coding sequence GTGGCACAACGTGTAGCAGTCGAAGTGCTGGACGACATAGACGGCACCACCGGAGCAACCTCGGTTCACTTCGGGCTCGACGGCGCCAAATATGCAATTGACCTGTCCGAGCACAACGCACGCGCTCTACGTGACGAACTGGCCCGCTTCGTCAACGCGGCCCGCCGGACTGGCGGCAGGAAGAACCGGGGCACCGGCGCGCCTGTTCCGCGACGCAGCGGAGAGACCAGCGCGGCGCGCGCCTGGGCGATCGAGCAAGGCATAGCGGTAGCACGCATCGGCCGAGTCTCCGCCGACCTCTTGGAGCAGTACCGCGAAGCGCAGCGTGCACCGGAGCGGCCCAAGCCCACCCGCAAGCGCGGACCGCGCAAGACCGCCGCCGCAAAGTAG